In the Magnolia sinica isolate HGM2019 chromosome 15, MsV1, whole genome shotgun sequence genome, one interval contains:
- the LOC131227501 gene encoding large ribosomal subunit protein eL21z/eL21y — protein sequence MPAGHGVRSRTRDLFSRPFRKKGYIALTTYLRTYRVGEYVDVKVNGAIHKGMPHKFYHGRTGKVWNVTKRAIGVEINKQVGNRIIKKRIHVRVEHVQPSRCTEEFRLRKLKNDQLKVEAKARGEVISTKRQPEGPKPGFMVEGATLETVTPIPYDVVNDLKGGY from the exons atgCCAGCAGGCCATGGAGTCAGATCGCGGACTCGGGACCTGTTCTCGAGGCCATTCAGGAAGAAGGGTTACATAGCTCTGACGACGTACCTGAGGACGTACAGAGTAGGGGAGTACGTGGACGTTAAGGTGAATGGTGCCATACACAAAGGCATGCCCCACAAGTTCTACCATGGCCGTACTGGCAAGGTCTGGAATGTCACAAAACGTGCCATCGGCGTCGAAATCAACAAGCAG GTGGGAAACCGGATTATCAAGAAGAGGATCCACGTACGGGTGGAGCACGTGCAGCCTTCTAGATGCACGGAGGAGTTCCGGCTGAGGAAGTTGAAGAACGACCAGCTGAAGGTGGAGGCGAAGGCCCGAGGGGAGGTGATCAGCACGAAACGGCAGCCAGAGGGCCCCAAACCAGGTTTCATGGTGGAGGGTGCCACCTTAGAGACAGTCACTCCAATTCCATATGATGTCGTAAATGATCTCAAGGGCGGGTACTGA